A stretch of Vigna angularis cultivar LongXiaoDou No.4 chromosome 4, ASM1680809v1, whole genome shotgun sequence DNA encodes these proteins:
- the LOC108331655 gene encoding probable glucan 1,3-alpha-glucosidase codes for MRIKTLRFLFLLFLFLCSHLTFVLSWKKEEFRTCHQTPFCKRARSRIPGFSSLIATDVTISDGDLTAKLTPKSEPQAKPLILTLSVHQHGILRLKIDEDPSLSPPKKRFEVPDVVVPEFTSSKLWLPRLSEEDNGLASSVYLSDGHTAVIRHDPFELFVRDDNSGERVISLNSHGLFDFEQLKEKSEDDNWEENFRSHTDRRPYGPQSISFDVSFYGADFVYGIPERATTLALRPTRGPNVEESEPYRLFNLDVFEYIHDSPFGLYGSIPFMVSHGKTRGSSGFFWLNAAEMQIDVLAPGWEAESAESHIALPSHRIDTFWMSEAGVVDTFFFIGPSPKDVLQQYTAVTGTPAMPQMFSIAYHQCRWNYRDEEDVEQVDSKFDELDIPYDVLWLDIEHTNGKRYFTWDRTLFPHPEEMQKKLADKGRHMVTIVDPHIKRDDDFYLHKEALKKGYYVKDSSGKDFDGWCWPGSSSYPDTLNPEIRSWWADKFSYQNYVGSTPSLYIWNDMNEPSVFNGPEVTMPRDALHFGGVEHREVHNAYGYYFHMATADGLVKRGDGNDRPFVLSRALFAGSQRYGAVWTGDNTAEWDHLRVSIPMILTLGLTGMSFSGADVGGFFGNPEPELLVRWYQLGAYYPFFRAHAHHDTKRREPWLFGERNTELIKDAIHVRYALLPYFYTLFREANTTGVPVVRPLWMEFPSDEATFTNDEAFMVGSSLLVQGIYTERAKHASVYLPGKESWYDLRTGTVYKGGVTYKLEVTEESIPAFQRAGTIVARKDRFRRSSTQMANDPYTLVIALNSSQEAEGELYIDDGSSFKFLQGAYIHRRFIFSNGKLISIDLAPASGSNRYYSSDAFIERIILLGQASGSKSALIEPSNQKIDIELGPLWFLRPRAPAVVTVRKPNVRVAEDWTITVI; via the exons ATGAGGATCAAAACGCTGCGTTTCCtttttctcctctttctctttctctgctCCCACCTAACCTtcgttctctcatggaagaaaGAGGAATTCCGAACCTGCCACCAAACCCCATTCTGCAAGCGAGCCCGATCCCGTATCCCCGGCTTCTCCTCCCTCATCGCCACCGACGTCACCATCTCCGACGGTGACCTCACCGCCAAACTCACCCCCAAATCCGAACCCCAAGCCAAACCCTTGATCCTCACTCTCTCCGTCCACCAACACGGCATCCTCCGTCTCAAGATCGATGAAGACCCCTCCCTCTCCCCTCCCAAGAAACGCTTTGAGGTCCCCGACGTCGTCGTTCCGGAATTCACCTCCTCCAAGCTCTGGCTTCCGCGCCTTTCGGAGGAAGATAACGGCCTCGCCTCCTCCGTATACCTCTCCGACGGCCACACCGCTGTCATCCGCCACGACCCCTTCGAACTCTTCGTCCGCGACGATAACTCCGGCGAACGCGTCATCTCCCTCAACTCCCACGGCCTCTTCGACTTCGAGCAGCTGAAAGAAAAATCCGAAGACGACAATTGGGAAGAAAATTTCCGCTCCCACACCGACCGTAGACCCTACGGTCCCCAATCAATCTCCTTTGATGTATCTTTCTACGGCGCCGATTTCGTATATGGTATCCCTGAACGCGCCACCACTCTCGCCCTAAGGCCCACCAGAGGCCCAAACGTCGAAGAATCGGAACCCTACCGTCTCTTCAACCTCGATGTCTTCGAGTACATCCACGATTCCCCTTTCGGCCTCTACGGTTCAATCCCCTTCATGGTTTCTCACGGCAAAACCAGGGGTAGTTCAGGGTTTTTCTGGCTCAACGCTGCGGAGATGCAAATCGACGTTCTTGCCCCTGGCTGGGAAGCTGAGTCTGCTGAGTCTCATATCGCGCTTCCTTCTCACAGAATTGACACGTTTTGGATGAGTGAAGCTGGTGTTGTGGACACCTTCTTTTTCATTGGTCCAAGCCCTAAGGATGTTTTGCAACAGTACACGGCGGTCACCGGAACTCCGGCGATGCCCCAGATGTTTTCAATTGCCTATCATCAGTGCCGGTGGAATTACCGTGATGAGGAGGATGTTGAGCAGGTGGATTCTAAGTTTGATGAGTTGGATATTCCTTATGATGTTTTGTGGCTTGATATTGAGCACACTAATGGGAAGAGGTATTTCACTTGGGATAGGACTCTTTTCCCGCACCCTGAGGAGATGCAGAAGAAGTTGGCTGATAAAGGGAGGCACATGGTTACCATTGTTGATCCTCACATTAAGCGGGACGATGATTTTTATTTGCATAAAGAGGCGTTGAAGAAGGGATATTATGTTAAGGATTCCAGTGGCAAAGATTTTGATGGTTGGTGCTGGCCGGGCTCCTCGTCGTATCCTGATACTTTGAACCCGGAAATTAGGTCCTGGTGGGCGGATAAGTTCTCATACCAGAATTATGTTGGTTCTACGCCGTCGCTCTACATATGGAACGACATGAATGAACCTTCTGTTTTCAATGGTCCAGAG GTAACAATGCCTAGAGATGCTTTACACTTCGGAGGCGTGGAACATCGAGAGGTGCATAATGCCTATGGATATTACTTCCACATGGCAACAGCTGATGGTCTAGTGAAGCGTGGTGATGGGAACGACAGGCCATTTGTTTTATCAAGAGCATTATTTGCTGGAAGTCAAAGGTATGGAGCAGTTTGGACTGGGGATAACACTGCGGAATGGGATCACTTAAGAGTTTCTATTCCTATGATTTTGAcccttggtcttactgggatgtCATTCTCTG GTGCTGATGTTGGTGGATTTTTTGGGAATCCTGAACCTGAGTTGTTGGTTCGTTGGTATCAGCTAGGAGCTTACTATCCTTTCTTTAGGGCCCATGCCCATCATGACACAAAAAGACGAGAACCGTGGTTGTTTGG AGAACGAAATACAGAATTGATTAAAGATGCTATACATGTTCGTTATGCCCTTCTCCCATACTTCTACACATTATTCAGAGAAGCTAACACTACTGGTGTTCCTGTGGTTCGTCCACTGTGGATGGAATTCCCATCTGATGAAGCTACTTTTACCAATGATGAAGCTTTCATGGTTGGGAGTAGCCTTTTAGTGCAAGGGATCTATACTGAG CGAGCCAAGCATGCTTCGGTCTATTTGCCTGGAAAAGAATCCTGGTATGACCTAAGAACTGGAACTGTGTATAAGGGAGGGGTGACATACAAGTTGGAGGTTACCGAGGAGAGCATTCCAGCTTTTCAAAGAGCTGGGACCATTGTTGCAAGGAAAGACCGGTTTCGGCGAAGTTCCACTCAGATGGCAAATGATCCCTACACTCTG GTTATAGCTCTGAATAGTTCCCAAGAAGCTGAAGGTGAACTCTACATTGATGATGGCAGCAGCTTTAAATTTCTGCAAGGGGCCTATATCCATAGACGTTTTATTTTCTCGAATGGGAAACTCATTTCTATAGACCTGGCACCTGCTTCCGGTAGCAATAGGTATTATTCATCAGATGCTTTCATTGAGAGGATTATCCTGCTGGGACAAGCTTCTGGCTCAAAAAGTGCACTCATTGAGCCATCAAACCAAAAGATCGATATTGAACTTGGCCCCCTCTGGTTTCTAAGGCCACGCGCACCAGCTGTTGTGACTGTACGCAAACCTAATGTCCGTGTTGCAGAAGACTGGACTATAACAGTTATTTAA